DNA sequence from the Ruminococcus albus 7 = DSM 20455 genome:
TATCGCTTTCAACAGTTCCTCAGCGCTTATCTTTTCATTTTTGTCAAGCCATATCTGAGGTGCAGGCATTGAATTTGCATTTGCTGATACAGTTACAGTATCCGTCAGTGACAGTTCTCCGCTTTTAAGTTTCTCTGCTGCAAGAAGTACGAGCATAAGTTTTGCAAGGTGAGATATCTCAGTTTTTTCACAGGAATTTTTTTCAAACAATACCTGCCCCGTATTGCATTCAACAGCAATTATCTCCCTGGCAGGCATGGCATAGAGCATATCTTCGACAGAGACTTTTTCAGCAAAAGAGCATTCTGACATCATGCACCCTGATAAGATCAAACATAAGATGAATACAAATAATTTTCTGAAAATTGCCATAGAAAGTCCTCCTTAGTCTTATAATATGGCACTTCATACGGAATAATTACTTGTTCAAGTCTTTATTCGGGAGCTATCAAAAAAAGCAGCACCTTTTTAACAGATGCTGCTATTAATATCATCTTATTATAGTACCTTCTTCAAGGCGCTTTTCAAATACTTCCACAGGAAGAGCTTTGTCATAATAGAATCCCTGTGCCACATCACATCCATACTTACGCAGTACCTCGACCTGTTTAGCTGTTTCTACACCCTCTGCGATACATTCAAGACCCATTTCACGAGCCATAGCAACAACATACTTGAACATGACACTTCGCGGGCTGCGCTCATCATCCTCATCAACAGGAACTATACTTTTGTCGATTTTGAGAACATCCCAAGTGATCTCTTTAATGAGATTAAGTGATGAATAACCTATACCAAAATCGTCTACTGATGTCGATATCCCCTGCTCCTGCAAACATGAAACTACATACTTCATATCTTTGAACTCTACATCTGTGGTAGTTTCAGTAAGCTCTATCTCGATATATTCATGTGGTACACCATAAAGATCAATTATATGCAGCAGATGTCTGACCAGATCAATATCAAGGATATGCTTGCGTGAGAGATTTACAGATATACGAACAATATCTCTGCCCTCATCGATCCAGCGTCTGAGATCACGGCACACGTGTTCGAGCATATAAAAATCAAGCTTGCAAATATCCATCGATCGTTCCAGTATCGGAACAAATCCTATAGGATATATAAGCTCTCCGTCGTGCTTCCAGCGGTAAAGCGCTTCCGCACCAACGATCTTTCCATCAATTATAGATACCTTTGGCTGATAATATACGTGAAATTCTTCTTTTTCCATAGCTTCTGGCAGTTGATGCTGCACAGTGGCTATATGCTTCTTTTCCTCCATCAGCTTTGGTTCAAAAAATATGATATCATCGCGCCCTGACGTTTTGGCAGCACTCAATGCAAGAGAAAGCTTGTCCATGATCTCTCCGAAGATATTTACCTCAAAATCATCATCAAGAATGTACACGCCTGCAGTAGCGCTTACATTTACACGGTCACTGAATTCATCACCAAAAGAAACTACTGTGCCTTTCAAATATTCAACAACTTCTTTGATTTTTTTGGCAGTCATCAGCATGATAAAATTATCTCCGCCTATTCTGCATACAGGTATCGGAGCATCACTGATCTCATCCAGTCCAGCAATAAAAGTATGCATGACTACATCTCCGTAATCTCTGCCGACCTGATGATTCACAGCCTGAAAATGTTTAAGATTGAACCTGGCTGCAGCATAGCCTTTAAGCCCTGCATCTTCACACAGCTTTACCAGCTGAGTACTGAAATAACGCAGATTATGATATCCTGCTTCATCTTCAAATCTGCTGCTGAAAAGATATAGCATGGAGATCATAAGATCAAGACGGTTGCGTATCCTTTCTGTCCAAGCCGGCGCGCCCTTCTTGTGATAGACCTTATATAGCAGAACGCTCGTACCGTCAGTGATCTTTTTGACAGTGATCACATCATCATCCGTTTCACCATCCTGATATATA
Encoded proteins:
- a CDS encoding GGDEF domain-containing phosphodiesterase; protein product: MINDIVVAFQSFIMQMSNHENAIDKKVVSAAISDICRLSDVGMMTIDVHSDFSILDSEENLSDAIYQDGETDDDVITVKKITDGTSVLLYKVYHKKGAPAWTERIRNRLDLMISMLYLFSSRFEDEAGYHNLRYFSTQLVKLCEDAGLKGYAAARFNLKHFQAVNHQVGRDYGDVVMHTFIAGLDEISDAPIPVCRIGGDNFIMLMTAKKIKEVVEYLKGTVVSFGDEFSDRVNVSATAGVYILDDDFEVNIFGEIMDKLSLALSAAKTSGRDDIIFFEPKLMEEKKHIATVQHQLPEAMEKEEFHVYYQPKVSIIDGKIVGAEALYRWKHDGELIYPIGFVPILERSMDICKLDFYMLEHVCRDLRRWIDEGRDIVRISVNLSRKHILDIDLVRHLLHIIDLYGVPHEYIEIELTETTTDVEFKDMKYVVSCLQEQGISTSVDDFGIGYSSLNLIKEITWDVLKIDKSIVPVDEDDERSPRSVMFKYVVAMAREMGLECIAEGVETAKQVEVLRKYGCDVAQGFYYDKALPVEVFEKRLEEGTIIR